The following coding sequences lie in one Enterococcus sp. 9E7_DIV0242 genomic window:
- a CDS encoding YtxH domain-containing protein, with translation MAKKSRFLLGAVIGGTAAAVAALLLAPKSGKELRKDLAEQADQFKDKASDYTEYAKEKGDELSSIAKDKADSFGGQASGLAGNIKERSKDSFNRAQDVSGSVLETLRKQTDDLSSRFKKTKNELSDEMDEFADIAEDTSDDIFIDVKDSAEKAKEIVSEGKAEAKAATADVPEKVEEAKKDIKNAADEVVK, from the coding sequence ATGGCAAAGAAAAGTAGATTTCTATTAGGAGCAGTTATCGGCGGAACAGCCGCCGCAGTTGCAGCTTTGTTATTGGCACCAAAATCCGGAAAAGAGTTACGAAAGGATTTGGCTGAGCAAGCAGATCAATTCAAAGATAAAGCATCTGATTACACAGAGTATGCAAAAGAAAAAGGCGATGAGCTATCTTCTATTGCAAAGGATAAAGCAGATTCTTTTGGTGGACAAGCAAGTGGTTTAGCTGGAAATATCAAGGAGCGCTCAAAAGATTCATTTAATCGAGCACAGGATGTTTCCGGATCAGTACTTGAAACACTGCGTAAACAGACGGATGATCTCTCCAGTCGTTTTAAGAAAACTAAAAATGAATTATCTGATGAAATGGATGAGTTTGCAGATATAGCAGAAGATACTTCAGATGATATTTTTATCGATGTTAAAGATTCTGCTGAAAAGGCAAAAGAGATTGTTTCAGAAGGTAAGGCAGAAGCAAAAGCTGCAACTGCTGATGTACCTGAGAAAGTAGAAGAAGCTAAAAAAGATATTAAAAATGCGGCAGATGAAGTTGTGAAGTAA
- a CDS encoding DUF948 domain-containing protein gives MTGGEIAGLIAASAFAVLVVFIALVLWKISKTVDQVTKTVDKANKTISVVTNDVDILTKQVEGLLVKSNDLLNDVNQKVATIDPLFHAVADLSDSVSELNHSSKNLVSKIGSAGKATSKAGVVGKVGGAAFRAMRSKNK, from the coding sequence ATGACAGGTGGAGAAATTGCAGGGCTGATTGCAGCTTCGGCATTTGCTGTGTTGGTTGTGTTCATTGCCTTGGTCCTATGGAAAATTTCCAAGACCGTTGATCAGGTAACTAAAACAGTAGACAAAGCAAACAAAACGATTTCGGTTGTTACAAATGATGTAGACATTTTGACAAAACAGGTAGAGGGACTGCTTGTGAAGAGTAACGATCTTCTGAATGATGTCAATCAAAAGGTAGCAACCATTGATCCTTTATTCCATGCAGTAGCTGATTTAAGTGACAGTGTTTCTGAGCTGAATCATTCCAGTAAAAATCTGGTGAGTAAGATTGGCTCAGCTGGAAAAGCAACTTCTAAAGCAGGAGTAGTTGGAAAAGTAGGCGGCGCCGCTTTTCGAGCAATGCGTTCAAAAAATAAATAG
- the galU gene encoding UTP--glucose-1-phosphate uridylyltransferase GalU has translation MKVKKAIIPAAGLGTRFLPATKAMAKEMLPIVDKPTIQFIVEEALASGIEDILIVTGKAKRPIEDHFDSNIELETNLKEKNKTELLKLVEETTDVNLHFIRQSHPKGLGHAVLQAKAFVGNEPFIVMLGDDIMEDKIPLSKQLINDYEKTHAATLAVMEVPHEETSKYGIINPETEVSKGLYNVKNFVEKPNPEDAPSDLAIIGRYLLTPEIFNILENQAPGAGGEIQLTDAIDTLNKTQRVFARTFTGQRFDVGDKFGFMKTSIEYGLTHPEVKDNLKAYLIELGQQLKAEQEQVAKEKNS, from the coding sequence ATGAAAGTAAAAAAGGCAATCATTCCTGCGGCGGGGTTAGGAACAAGATTTTTACCTGCTACAAAGGCAATGGCAAAGGAAATGCTTCCGATTGTAGACAAACCAACGATTCAGTTTATTGTTGAAGAAGCTTTAGCCTCCGGTATTGAAGATATTTTAATTGTTACTGGGAAAGCAAAACGGCCAATCGAAGATCATTTTGATTCAAATATCGAGTTGGAAACAAACTTAAAAGAAAAGAATAAGACGGAATTGCTAAAGCTTGTTGAAGAAACAACAGATGTAAATCTGCATTTTATTCGTCAATCTCATCCAAAAGGCTTGGGTCATGCTGTTTTACAGGCGAAAGCTTTTGTCGGTAATGAGCCATTTATCGTAATGCTGGGTGATGACATCATGGAAGACAAGATTCCATTATCTAAGCAATTGATCAATGATTATGAAAAAACACATGCAGCGACACTTGCAGTAATGGAAGTGCCACATGAAGAAACATCAAAATATGGGATCATCAATCCAGAAACAGAAGTGAGCAAAGGCCTCTATAATGTGAAGAATTTTGTTGAAAAACCAAATCCAGAAGATGCACCAAGTGATTTGGCAATCATCGGTCGATACTTGTTGACACCGGAAATCTTCAATATTTTAGAAAATCAAGCACCTGGTGCGGGTGGAGAAATTCAGTTGACTGATGCGATCGATACATTGAACAAAACGCAGAGAGTATTTGCAAGAACCTTTACGGGACAACGGTTTGATGTTGGTGACAAGTTTGGCTTTATGAAAACAAGTATTGAATATGGCTTGACACACCCAGAGGTCAAAGATAATCTTAAAGCCTATTTGATTGAGCTTGGTCAGCAGTTGAAGGCAGAGCAAGAACAGGTAGCGAAGGAAAAAAATAGTTAA
- a CDS encoding NAD(P)H-dependent glycerol-3-phosphate dehydrogenase, with product MKQKIAVLGPGSWGTALAQVLAENGHDVRIWGNVEEQIDEINQFHTNKRYLPDLVLPESIKGTKTMEECIDQVDAVLFVVPTKAMRSVAKEFTALCKNQPLIIHASKGLEQGTHKRISEVLMEEIPADKRKGVVVLSGPSHAEEVAVHDITTITAASEVLENAEYVQNLFMNNYFRIYTNEDVVGVETGAALKNIIALGAGAIHGLGFGDNAKAAIMTRGLAEISRLGVAMGANPLTFIGLSGVGDLIVTCTSVHSRNWRAGNLLGEGHDLDEVLENMGMIVEGVSTTKAAYELAEQMNIEMPITEAIYQVLYEKKDVKQAAKDIMLRDGKTENEF from the coding sequence ATGAAACAAAAAATAGCTGTTTTAGGTCCGGGTTCATGGGGGACTGCACTGGCACAGGTTTTAGCAGAAAATGGACATGACGTTCGTATCTGGGGGAATGTAGAAGAGCAGATCGATGAAATCAATCAATTTCACACAAATAAGCGCTATCTTCCAGATTTGGTTCTACCTGAATCAATCAAAGGAACGAAAACAATGGAAGAATGTATTGATCAGGTTGATGCAGTTTTATTCGTTGTTCCTACGAAAGCAATGCGTTCGGTAGCAAAAGAGTTTACTGCATTATGCAAAAATCAACCGTTGATCATTCATGCTTCAAAAGGCTTGGAGCAAGGAACGCATAAACGTATTTCAGAGGTATTAATGGAAGAGATTCCTGCAGATAAACGCAAAGGTGTAGTAGTACTCTCTGGCCCAAGCCACGCAGAAGAAGTGGCTGTTCATGATATCACAACAATAACGGCAGCTAGTGAAGTGCTTGAAAATGCAGAATATGTGCAGAATTTATTCATGAATAACTATTTTAGGATTTATACAAATGAGGATGTCGTTGGTGTTGAAACTGGTGCGGCGTTGAAAAATATCATCGCGTTAGGTGCCGGTGCAATCCATGGCCTTGGTTTTGGCGATAATGCCAAAGCAGCGATCATGACACGTGGTCTGGCTGAAATCAGCCGCCTCGGTGTTGCAATGGGTGCTAATCCGTTGACCTTCATTGGGTTGAGCGGTGTAGGAGACCTTATTGTGACCTGTACAAGTGTCCATTCACGTAATTGGCGAGCTGGGAATCTTTTAGGTGAAGGCCATGATTTGGATGAAGTACTGGAAAATATGGGCATGATCGTCGAAGGTGTCTCGACAACGAAAGCTGCTTATGAATTGGCAGAACAAATGAATATTGAAATGCCAATTACAGAAGCCATTTACCAAGTCCTTTATGAGAAAAAAGATGTGAAACAAGCAGCAAAAGATATTATGCTAAGAGATGGGAAGACAGAAAATGAATTCTAA
- the lgt gene encoding prolipoprotein diacylglyceryl transferase: MLAQVSPIAFRLFGISVYWYAVIIVSGIILAVWLSSREAVRVGLKSDDVIDFMIWGLPSAIIGARLYYVAFEWQDYIENPIDIFLTRNGGLAIYGGLIGGGIALLLFTRHHFISTWTFLDIAAPSVILAQAIGRWGNFMNHEAYGPDTTRNFLESLHLPNFIIDNMEIDGIFRQPTFLYESAWNVLGFIVLVLLRRKENFLKEGEVFLLYIIWYSFGRFFIEGLRTDSLYIFGLLRVSQLLSLVLFFGAIVVLFIRRKNPKIAFYNRNQKRVERNKTT; encoded by the coding sequence ATGCTGGCTCAAGTTAGCCCAATCGCTTTTCGTTTGTTCGGGATTTCTGTCTATTGGTATGCAGTAATCATTGTTTCGGGGATTATTTTAGCTGTGTGGCTAAGTAGTAGAGAAGCTGTACGTGTTGGTCTGAAATCAGATGATGTTATTGATTTCATGATTTGGGGATTGCCTAGTGCAATCATCGGCGCCAGGTTGTACTATGTTGCTTTTGAATGGCAGGATTATATAGAGAATCCAATTGATATTTTTCTGACCAGAAATGGTGGTTTAGCGATTTATGGGGGACTAATTGGCGGAGGAATCGCCTTACTGTTGTTCACCCGACATCATTTCATTTCTACATGGACCTTTTTGGACATTGCTGCGCCAAGTGTCATATTAGCGCAAGCAATCGGCCGTTGGGGGAATTTTATGAATCATGAGGCTTACGGCCCTGATACAACTAGGAATTTTCTGGAGAGTCTTCATTTGCCCAATTTCATTATTGACAATATGGAGATCGATGGTATTTTCCGACAACCAACTTTTCTATATGAATCGGCTTGGAACGTACTCGGATTCATTGTGTTAGTCCTTCTTCGTAGGAAAGAGAACTTTCTGAAAGAGGGTGAAGTCTTTCTATTGTATATTATCTGGTATTCGTTTGGGCGCTTCTTTATTGAAGGCCTGCGAACAGATAGTTTGTATATTTTTGGGTTACTTCGTGTGTCACAACTACTCTCGCTTGTACTGTTTTTCGGTGCGATAGTGGTTTTGTTTATTCGAAGAAAGAATCCAAAAATCGCTTTTTATAACAGAAATCAAAAGCGTGTAGAAAGAAACAAAACGACATAG
- the hprK gene encoding HPr(Ser) kinase/phosphatase, with product MSETVKIRQLVEKLSLETVFATEEALDKEITTGDISRPGLELTGYFSYYSHDRLQLFGNKEIAFAERMIPEERLLVMRRMCSDDTPAFIISRGLDVPEEMIQAAKEKSLAILRSPISTSRLLGEISSFLDDQLATRTSVHGVLVDVYGLGVLIQGDSGIGKSETALELIQRGHRLIADDRVDVHQQDELTLIGEPPKILQHLIEIRGIGIIDVMNLFGASAVRGSMQVQLVVYLEAWAKNKQYDRLGSDDAVVEIGNVDVPQIRIPVKTGRNVAIIIEVAAMNFRAKSMGYDATQEFENRLTQLIEENSGM from the coding sequence ATGTCAGAAACAGTGAAAATACGTCAGTTGGTGGAAAAGCTTTCTTTGGAGACCGTGTTCGCCACAGAAGAGGCATTAGATAAAGAAATTACGACAGGAGATATTTCGCGTCCCGGTCTTGAGTTGACTGGTTATTTCAGCTACTATTCTCATGATCGGTTACAACTGTTTGGAAATAAAGAAATTGCATTTGCTGAGCGAATGATCCCGGAAGAACGTCTGTTAGTCATGCGTCGCATGTGTTCAGATGATACGCCGGCATTTATTATTTCACGTGGGCTTGATGTGCCAGAAGAAATGATCCAGGCAGCGAAGGAAAAAAGTCTGGCTATTTTACGTTCGCCAATTTCAACTTCTCGTTTATTAGGGGAGATATCTAGTTTTCTTGATGATCAGTTGGCTACCCGTACCAGTGTTCACGGAGTGCTAGTGGATGTTTATGGGTTGGGCGTACTGATTCAGGGAGACAGTGGAATTGGAAAAAGTGAAACGGCTCTTGAGCTGATTCAAAGAGGGCATCGATTGATCGCTGATGATCGAGTAGATGTTCATCAACAGGATGAACTGACGTTGATAGGTGAGCCACCAAAAATTCTGCAACATTTGATTGAAATCCGAGGAATAGGTATTATAGATGTAATGAATCTTTTTGGTGCGAGTGCCGTAAGAGGTTCAATGCAAGTTCAATTAGTTGTTTATCTAGAAGCCTGGGCAAAGAACAAACAATATGATCGTCTAGGCAGTGATGATGCGGTAGTAGAAATCGGAAATGTGGATGTGCCGCAAATCCGAATTCCAGTAAAAACCGGTCGAAATGTAGCGATCATTATTGAAGTTGCCGCAATGAACTTTCGTGCGAAAAGCATGGGGTACGACGCAACACAGGAATTTGAAAATAGACTAACCCAATTAATTGAAGAAAATTCAGGAATGTAG
- a CDS encoding excinuclease ABC subunit UvrC, whose protein sequence is MRDKTGTILYIGKAKKLKERVSSYFINNKSHSSKTKRMLLHLATFDTIQTETELDALLLECRLIQQHRPMYNRQMNAFERYSYMNISVEKMRLSLSITTLPSGNYSFGPYTVYRKLPEIKDILDKLYALKPNDLWQQLYAQPTEPENKEVVLAELLQAFTGDSEQLEKRITSKMLEFSENLHFIQAAQWRDDLTMVHLFFQKHSQLLLHPISQKEWHALWLPSVDGQKCYLIYQGLVVIEKNFPALLTRNKRTLHKLGKELIPTSVQTIDSFSKEQIDFINILHVYLQRTTDYHLFSIKK, encoded by the coding sequence ATGCGAGACAAGACGGGAACGATTCTTTATATAGGGAAAGCAAAAAAACTAAAAGAACGTGTCAGCAGCTACTTTATCAACAACAAAAGCCATTCGTCGAAAACCAAGAGAATGCTTCTGCACCTAGCAACATTTGATACCATTCAAACAGAGACTGAGCTAGATGCCTTGCTTCTCGAATGCCGGTTGATTCAACAACATCGACCCATGTATAATCGCCAAATGAATGCCTTTGAACGCTACAGCTATATGAATATTTCAGTAGAGAAAATGAGGCTTAGCCTGTCTATCACTACCTTGCCTTCGGGGAACTATTCCTTTGGTCCCTACACAGTCTATCGGAAATTGCCGGAAATCAAAGACATACTCGATAAACTTTATGCACTCAAACCAAATGATTTATGGCAACAGCTCTATGCACAGCCAACAGAACCTGAAAATAAAGAAGTCGTATTAGCAGAGCTCCTTCAGGCATTTACAGGTGATTCTGAGCAGCTCGAAAAGCGAATAACCTCTAAGATGCTGGAATTCTCTGAAAATCTGCACTTCATCCAAGCGGCTCAATGGCGGGATGATTTAACCATGGTTCATCTTTTTTTTCAAAAACATTCCCAACTATTGCTTCATCCAATCAGTCAGAAAGAATGGCATGCTTTGTGGCTCCCAAGTGTAGACGGGCAGAAATGTTACCTAATTTACCAAGGTCTTGTTGTCATAGAAAAAAATTTCCCTGCACTTTTAACGAGAAATAAGCGGACCTTGCATAAGCTTGGAAAAGAACTGATCCCTACTTCTGTCCAAACAATCGATTCTTTTTCTAAAGAACAAATCGATTTTATTAACATTCTTCATGTTTATTTGCAACGAACAACAGATTATCACCTGTTTTCTATAAAAAAATAG
- a CDS encoding phage holin family protein, with the protein MTYFQRLVVNTLTFVSLAVIFPDMIHVKSLGIAIVAAFVLSVLNMLVKPILTLLSLPFTLITFGLFSFVVNAMILKMTSFFVGEMNFGFSGFGAAILMAVIMSLVNAVVSEHNLNKEE; encoded by the coding sequence ATGACCTACTTTCAACGTCTGGTCGTTAACACTCTGACGTTCGTTTCTCTGGCAGTGATTTTCCCAGATATGATTCATGTAAAAAGTTTGGGGATAGCTATTGTCGCAGCGTTCGTTTTATCTGTACTGAACATGCTTGTGAAGCCAATATTGACCCTTTTATCATTACCATTTACTCTGATAACATTTGGTTTGTTCAGCTTTGTAGTGAATGCGATGATTTTGAAGATGACCTCCTTCTTTGTGGGAGAGATGAATTTTGGTTTTTCCGGCTTTGGGGCAGCGATTCTGATGGCTGTCATCATGTCCCTTGTGAATGCAGTAGTTAGTGAACACAATTTGAACAAAGAAGAATAG
- a CDS encoding PspC domain-containing protein, with amino-acid sequence MKKRLAKSPDNIVLTGSLAGIAEWLGIDPTIVRVLFVIISFFSAAFPGFLVYIILAIVMPSGRKNRRNHNPYDNYNQNTRNENPYKAQRKQAEKVDDEDWSDF; translated from the coding sequence ATGAAAAAAAGATTGGCTAAATCTCCTGATAACATAGTACTGACTGGTTCATTAGCTGGTATTGCAGAATGGCTTGGTATCGATCCTACAATCGTTCGTGTATTGTTTGTGATCATCAGCTTCTTCTCAGCTGCGTTCCCTGGCTTCTTGGTATACATCATTTTGGCTATCGTAATGCCTTCTGGCCGAAAGAACAGAAGAAACCACAACCCATATGACAATTACAATCAAAATACTAGAAATGAGAACCCGTATAAAGCACAGCGAAAACAAGCAGAAAAAGTTGACGACGAAGACTGGAGTGACTTTTAA
- the liaX gene encoding daptomycin-sensing surface protein LiaX has protein sequence MKERERVLDLVKKGILTSEEALVLLENLATEKDEKQIKKAADEVDVTTTTVDSKEKDAVADLVDELEAHEKTVHTEKSAADSFEEQAKESSEADRKNLEKILDDLATKANHTSVELDEINAEIVGIKEEIKETQESLMELNTKEELGELSEEERETRATLEEELKNLEDALADQNQEKIALEAELKNIRKEQWSETKDHVTSKFDIPDDWKDQATDTLNQVGEKMSEAGSQLGSFLKKTFSTISDTVNDNVEWKDINFRVPGVATTKFDHEFNYPDVEASLIDVKVANGNIVFKTWDKEDLKVEGKIKLYGKMDADTPLEAFLERSQIDVDEEVISFQIPNKRVRADLVFYLPARTYDHVSVKLLNGNINVEELKAKDVYTKSTNGSITFNSIDATMLEVEGVNGDIKIIKGEILDNVIETVNGTVTVLATPQNMSVSLINGDVRITAKEDTLRKIEASSVNGNVKIALPETIGAEGTVKTSLGSINSRLSDYEVIREKKDRTNQLLQFRRVNDEKMAQINASTTTGNIYLKDTDK, from the coding sequence ATGAAAGAAAGAGAACGAGTATTGGATTTAGTAAAAAAAGGAATCCTGACATCGGAGGAAGCCTTGGTCCTATTAGAAAATCTGGCAACTGAAAAAGATGAGAAACAAATCAAAAAGGCTGCCGATGAAGTAGATGTAACAACGACAACTGTTGATTCAAAAGAAAAAGATGCGGTAGCTGATTTAGTAGACGAGCTGGAAGCACATGAAAAAACTGTACATACAGAAAAAAGTGCGGCTGACTCATTCGAAGAACAAGCAAAAGAAAGCTCCGAAGCAGATCGTAAAAATCTTGAAAAGATTTTGGATGATTTAGCAACAAAAGCGAATCATACATCTGTTGAGCTAGATGAGATCAATGCTGAAATCGTAGGAATCAAAGAAGAAATCAAAGAAACACAAGAATCTCTGATGGAACTTAATACCAAAGAAGAATTGGGTGAGCTTTCAGAAGAAGAGCGTGAAACACGGGCTACATTAGAAGAAGAATTGAAAAACTTGGAAGATGCTTTGGCAGATCAAAACCAAGAAAAAATTGCATTAGAAGCAGAATTGAAAAATATTCGTAAAGAACAATGGTCTGAAACAAAAGATCATGTCACTTCTAAATTTGATATTCCAGATGACTGGAAAGATCAAGCAACAGATACCTTGAACCAGGTTGGGGAAAAAATGAGTGAAGCCGGCTCACAATTAGGCTCATTCTTGAAGAAAACATTCAGCACGATTAGTGATACAGTGAATGATAATGTGGAATGGAAGGATATCAATTTCCGAGTACCTGGTGTAGCTACAACCAAATTCGATCATGAATTCAATTATCCAGATGTTGAAGCAAGCTTGATCGATGTAAAAGTAGCAAACGGCAACATTGTTTTCAAAACTTGGGACAAAGAAGATTTGAAAGTTGAAGGGAAAATCAAGCTTTATGGCAAGATGGATGCAGATACACCGTTAGAAGCATTCCTTGAAAGAAGTCAAATTGATGTGGATGAAGAAGTTATTTCATTCCAAATCCCTAACAAGCGTGTAAGAGCTGATTTGGTATTCTACTTACCAGCACGTACGTACGACCATGTATCAGTTAAATTATTGAATGGCAATATCAATGTTGAAGAGCTGAAAGCGAAAGATGTTTACACAAAATCAACGAACGGCTCAATCACATTTAACTCAATTGATGCAACGATGCTTGAAGTCGAAGGTGTCAATGGAGATATCAAGATTATCAAAGGTGAGATTCTTGATAACGTAATCGAAACTGTAAATGGTACGGTTACTGTACTGGCAACACCACAAAATATGTCTGTCTCTTTAATCAATGGTGATGTTCGAATCACTGCGAAAGAAGATACATTAAGAAAGATCGAAGCAAGCTCTGTTAACGGAAATGTGAAAATTGCATTACCTGAAACCATTGGTGCAGAGGGAACTGTTAAAACAAGCTTAGGAAGTATCAATAGTCGCTTGTCAGATTACGAAGTGATTCGTGAGAAGAAAGATCGGACCAATCAATTGCTTCAATTCCGACGCGTGAATGATGAAAAAATGGCGCAGATCAATGCATCTACAACAACAGGAAACATTTATTTGAAAGACACAGACAAATAA
- the phoU gene encoding phosphate signaling complex protein PhoU, with product MLRSQFEEELLNLHNQFYEMGMMVSSAVHKSVRAYIDHDKHIANEVIERDTEINDMEVALEKKSFEMIALQQPVTTDLRMIITVLKASSDLERMADHAVSISKSTIRLKGETRIPEIEKEISDMSDYVKKMVDNVLIAYVKTDEKDARMIAKMDDRVNEYFNSIYNNSIESMKSNPETVISGTDYLHVATYLERIGDYVTNICEWIVYLATGKITELNTNHNE from the coding sequence ATGTTGCGTAGCCAATTTGAAGAAGAATTACTAAATCTGCACAATCAGTTTTATGAAATGGGAATGATGGTGAGTAGTGCTGTCCATAAATCTGTTCGTGCCTATATTGATCACGACAAGCATATTGCAAATGAAGTGATTGAGCGCGATACAGAAATTAATGATATGGAAGTAGCGCTTGAAAAGAAAAGTTTTGAGATGATTGCGTTGCAGCAGCCAGTAACGACGGACTTGCGAATGATTATCACTGTGTTAAAAGCCAGTTCTGATTTAGAACGAATGGCTGATCATGCTGTGTCCATTTCTAAATCAACGATTCGATTAAAAGGGGAGACCAGAATCCCTGAAATAGAAAAAGAAATTTCGGACATGTCTGATTATGTGAAGAAAATGGTTGATAATGTATTGATTGCTTATGTAAAAACGGATGAAAAAGATGCGCGAATGATAGCAAAAATGGATGACCGTGTGAATGAGTACTTCAATAGTATCTATAATAATTCCATTGAAAGTATGAAATCGAATCCGGAGACAGTGATTAGTGGTACGGATTATCTTCACGTGGCGACTTATTTGGAACGCATTGGGGATTATGTCACGAATATTTGTGAGTGGATCGTTTATCTAGCTACAGGAAAAATCACTGAGCTGAACACAAATCACAACGAATAA
- the pstB gene encoding phosphate ABC transporter ATP-binding protein PstB: MAKEIISSKDLHLYYGKKEALKGIDLSINQGEITAMIGPSGCGKSTYLRSLNRMNDLIPGVTITGSVMYKGKDIYGPKTDTVELRKEIGMVFQQPNPFPFSIYENVVYGLRLKGEKDKQVMDEVVETRLKAASVWDDVKDKLHKSALSLSGGQQQRVCIARVLAVDPEIILLDEPTSALDPISSGKIENMLLTLKEQYTMIMVTHNMSQASRISDKTAFFLQGELIEFNDTKKIFLNPKKQETEDYISGKFG, encoded by the coding sequence ATGGCAAAAGAGATTATTTCATCAAAAGATCTGCATTTATATTATGGAAAGAAAGAAGCGTTGAAAGGGATCGATCTTTCAATCAATCAAGGAGAAATCACTGCAATGATCGGACCATCCGGCTGTGGGAAATCCACCTATCTTCGTTCACTGAATCGAATGAACGATTTGATTCCGGGAGTGACGATTACTGGAAGCGTGATGTACAAAGGCAAAGATATCTATGGTCCTAAAACGGATACTGTTGAGCTGCGTAAAGAAATCGGCATGGTTTTCCAACAACCCAACCCGTTCCCGTTCTCCATTTATGAAAATGTTGTTTATGGATTGAGATTGAAGGGTGAAAAGGACAAACAGGTCATGGACGAAGTAGTAGAGACGCGTTTGAAGGCTGCTTCAGTCTGGGATGATGTGAAAGACAAGCTGCATAAGAGTGCGCTATCACTCTCAGGTGGACAACAGCAACGTGTATGTATTGCACGGGTATTAGCTGTCGATCCGGAAATTATTTTATTGGATGAACCAACTAGTGCCTTAGACCCGATTTCCAGTGGAAAAATAGAAAATATGCTGTTAACACTGAAAGAACAATATACAATGATTATGGTGACCCATAATATGTCTCAGGCGTCACGTATATCTGATAAAACGGCTTTCTTTTTACAGGGTGAACTGATAGAATTTAATGATACGAAGAAAATCTTTTTAAATCCGAAAAAGCAGGAAACAGAAGATTATATTTCTGGAAAATTCGGTTGA
- the pstB gene encoding phosphate ABC transporter ATP-binding protein PstB produces MKEYNLNDTNIIQLDPEKTPVALHTEDLHVWYGDNEAIKGVDLQFEKSKITALIGPSGCGKSTYLRSLNRMNDSIANTKITGKIMYKGVDVNSKQVDVYEMRKRIGMVFQRPNPFSKSIYENITFALKQHGEKDKNKLDEIVETSLKQAALWDQVKDNLSKSALALSGGQQQRLCIARAIAMKPDILLLDEPASALDPISTGKVEETLVSLKDDYTIIIVTHNMQQAARISDHTAFFYLGKVIEYDETRKIFTRPKIQATEDYVSGHFG; encoded by the coding sequence ATGAAAGAATATAATTTGAATGATACAAATATTATACAATTGGATCCTGAAAAGACACCTGTTGCTCTTCATACTGAAGATCTGCATGTCTGGTATGGGGACAATGAAGCAATAAAGGGCGTTGATTTGCAATTTGAAAAAAGCAAGATCACTGCTTTGATTGGACCATCTGGTTGTGGAAAGTCAACGTATCTTCGTTCATTGAACCGAATGAACGATAGCATAGCTAACACAAAAATAACCGGTAAAATCATGTACAAGGGTGTAGATGTAAACAGCAAGCAGGTCGATGTTTATGAAATGCGCAAGCGTATCGGCATGGTGTTTCAACGGCCAAATCCGTTCAGTAAATCCATTTATGAGAATATCACCTTTGCGTTGAAGCAGCATGGAGAAAAAGATAAGAACAAACTGGATGAAATTGTAGAAACTAGCTTGAAGCAAGCTGCTTTATGGGACCAGGTGAAAGACAATCTGTCTAAAAGTGCATTGGCTCTTTCTGGGGGACAGCAGCAAAGGCTATGTATAGCTCGAGCGATTGCGATGAAGCCGGATATCTTGCTTTTGGATGAACCAGCCAGCGCGTTAGACCCAATTTCAACCGGTAAGGTGGAAGAAACATTGGTCAGCTTGAAGGATGATTACACGATCATTATTGTAACGCATAACATGCAACAAGCAGCGCGTATCAGTGACCATACTGCATTTTTCTATTTAGGAAAAGTGATTGAATATGACGAAACACGTAAAATCTTTACACGACCAAAAATACAGGCGACAGAAGATTATGTTTCCGGGCATTTTGGTTAG